One genomic window of Acidobacteriota bacterium includes the following:
- a CDS encoding M20/M25/M40 family metallo-hydrolase — protein MFKPVLFMSALLLAAPTAFAQERTEFEQYAREMYQTAVEVRTARGQANTPVLVDYLVRELKAAGFSDADLMVTDHDNEGEPVQGLMIWYRADGAPAKKPVVLLAHMDVVDALPESWVRYPFELIEEEGYFFGRGTSDNKYGVVSLVANFIRLKKEGFKPDRDLVIALSGDEETGMVSTRAQAEYIAANVDPAYVLNADAGGLTLDADGKALFYGVQGSEKTYASFEITVTNPGGHSSAPRADNAIYELADALKKIEAYKFPVMSSPMTLASFKAAGEQTPGPLGEAMLAFAADPTDEAAIAALRADPSTVGTTGTTCIATMLRAGHADNALPQWATATVNCRIFPGVGIEATENTLKQVVGNDAVQFKLISNLVESPESKIPDEVQTAVGAALKARGLEGMAILPHMSSGGTDGMHYRNLGYDTVGIGGGAAKPNDTFAHGLNERMLVDAFYGGLDHWYVVIKELAG, from the coding sequence ATGTTCAAGCCCGTCCTTTTCATGTCCGCCTTGCTGCTTGCGGCGCCCACGGCCTTTGCGCAGGAGCGCACGGAGTTCGAACAGTATGCGCGAGAAATGTACCAGACCGCCGTGGAAGTGCGCACAGCACGCGGGCAGGCCAACACCCCGGTGCTGGTCGACTACCTCGTCCGCGAACTGAAGGCCGCCGGGTTCAGCGACGCAGACCTGATGGTCACCGATCACGACAATGAAGGCGAACCGGTGCAAGGCCTGATGATCTGGTACAGGGCAGATGGCGCGCCGGCGAAGAAACCGGTCGTCCTCCTCGCGCACATGGATGTCGTCGACGCGCTCCCGGAAAGCTGGGTGCGCTATCCGTTCGAGCTGATTGAGGAAGAGGGCTATTTCTTCGGCCGCGGAACGTCTGACAACAAGTACGGCGTAGTCAGCCTCGTCGCGAACTTCATCCGCCTGAAGAAGGAAGGCTTCAAGCCGGACCGCGACCTCGTGATCGCGCTTTCGGGCGACGAGGAGACCGGCATGGTCTCCACCCGCGCCCAAGCTGAGTACATCGCCGCCAATGTCGATCCGGCCTATGTGCTGAACGCCGATGCCGGCGGCCTGACGCTGGATGCAGACGGCAAGGCGTTGTTCTACGGCGTGCAGGGCTCCGAGAAGACCTATGCCAGTTTCGAGATCACGGTCACCAATCCCGGCGGGCATTCGTCTGCTCCGCGGGCGGACAATGCGATCTATGAGCTCGCCGACGCCTTGAAGAAGATCGAAGCCTACAAGTTCCCCGTCATGTCCAGCCCGATGACACTTGCCTCGTTCAAGGCAGCCGGTGAGCAAACGCCGGGTCCGCTCGGCGAGGCCATGCTCGCCTTCGCCGCCGATCCGACGGACGAAGCGGCAATCGCAGCGCTGCGCGCCGATCCTTCGACCGTCGGCACCACCGGCACCACCTGCATCGCCACGATGCTGCGCGCCGGCCATGCCGACAACGCCTTGCCGCAATGGGCGACCGCCACGGTCAATTGCCGCATCTTCCCGGGCGTCGGCATCGAAGCGACCGAAAACACGCTGAAACAGGTCGTCGGCAACGATGCCGTGCAGTTCAAACTGATTTCGAACCTCGTGGAGAGCCCCGAGTCAAAGATCCCGGACGAGGTGCAGACTGCGGTCGGCGCCGCCCTGAAGGCGCGCGGCCTCGAAGGCATGGCCATCCTGCCGCATATGTCGTCCGGCGGAACCGACGGCATGCACTACCGCAATCTCGGCTATGACACGGTCGGCATCGGCGGCGGCGCCGCAAAGCCCAATGATACCTTCGCCCACGGCCTGAATGAGCGGATGCTGGTCGATGCCTTCTATGGCGGCCTGGATCACTGGTACGTAGTCATCAAGGAACTCGCCGGCTGA